The genomic segment GTTTCCTCCACAGGCAGAAAGTAAGCCACAAACTGGTTCCCTTCCTCATCCATCATGCCCCTGTTTGAGGGGGAAAGAGGAGCAGTGAATACTGAGTGAGGACAGAATCAATGAAAAGCAGGCCGAGGTGGACAGCAGGGCCACTCACCTGATCATGGCCTGAGACATCATCTCCAGTGCAGCTGCACCACTTGTGTCCTTGGGGGCGGGGTCTGAGTCAAAGATTACCTGAGCGCAAGGGTTGATCCACATCTGGGGGATGGAGGCACTGGGGTTAGACTAGGATAGACAGAGATGGCAGGCTGTCCctctctgccccctgccctggaTCTGACCTTAAAATCTGGAAAGACAGGCATGACCTCCACTGGTGTCACTCGGGGCTTGCTATAATGCTGGGAGATCTGGCAGAGGCAAAAAAGCAGGGTAAGAAAAAGTACAAAGTGCTCTGGAGCCACAGCTTTATCCCCCCTTCCTCTATCCCAGTCCTTCAATTACAGATTTCTGGGCATCCTCAAAAGTCTTCTCGATAGCTGTAATCTGGCTATCCCTGTCTTTGTATATTTCCTCCTCAGTGAATTGCTGCTTCACAGAAACCCCAATcctgaggagaaagagagaaacatttaGAGGTAACTGGACATACCTGAAATCTCCACCTTCCCTCTCTACCCTCCCTAACTTACTTGACCTCAGGCTTTTCATTGGAAATGCCATAACGGTTGAACTCAGTGGAGATGTACTCTGTCTTCCGCATCCATGGCACCACCTTCGCATGCTGCTGGGATCTGGAGTGGGAGAATCAGGCACCTCAGGACCCCACTGCCTTCCCATCAGCACCAGTCCTAAGTCCCCACTCAGCACCCCCTCACCTCTTGGAACTGGTGGGGGCCTGAATCTCCTCTTCCAGAAGCTTCTCATCAGCTGGGTCTAGGAGTACTAGAAAAAAGCAAGGTGAGAGGAGGACTCTGAGGGAGGCCCAGAGCTGGCCCTCGCTAGCCTAGAGCAGGCCCTCCCTGTCTCCCAACACACCATTGGGGTCGATGCGGTAGGTATCAGGGTTGATGAGGTCAATGGTAACtcccaggtctggctcagtcaAGAGATCATGTTTGTGCTGTTTTTCCAGGGAAGTTGCTTTGTACTGAACAAACCTGGGTAGGGAAAATATGCCCATTATTGTTTCCTGATTCCAGCCTTACCCCTCACAGCCCAGCTTCCTAGAGGCTAAGGTACTCCAGGGAGGAATTCAGAATGAAAAAACCACGTTGGAATCAGGAGGCTAGCAGCTCTTAAGTGTAAAGAGACTTGGATACTGCTTGCTTCTTAACAGACACCTATGGCACACCTACTATTACAGGTTAAGTACCATTCTGTGCCCTGAACCGTCAGAAAAAGCAGTCCCTACCCTCAAGGATCTCACATTCTAAGGTGTTTCCCAAAGACCCATTCTTAGTCTCACCTGTTCTGGTCGAAGGGATAGGTGATGAACTTCGGGTCAAAGGGGATGTCAGGGAGGCTATTGCAGTACTTGACTCGGCAGACCACTCCAGACCTGGGAACACAGTGGCTCAAAACCTGGCTCCTGCTGCCCCACCTCTGCGCCCAGCCCTACTTGGCCCACCCATCCTGGGGAAACACGATGGAGCTCACCTCTCAGGCAAAGTCCGGTGAGAATTGGGCCTGGTGGGTAAAAGAGAGACGATGACAAAAGATGGTAAGAACAGGATTGACAGGAGAGCGAAGGGGGCTTTTCCAAGCTTTTaaaagggaagaagagggtgacaaatGATAATTCCTCTTGGTAGCGGTACCTCAAGTACTCTTAACAGAGGGAGTCAAGTATGCCTCTTAGAGACAGTGTCcctaaatgtttttaaatcccttttCAAGGACACGTCTTCAAATACTTTAATAATAGAGTAAAATAACTGTTTTTTGGGGAAAGGGGTCTCCAAACGCTTGACTGGAAGAGTAAAAACTCAATCCTCaacagcttaattccagaaatgGCAGGGAAGGTGTGGGGGGAGCTAGGGAACACCACGTCCGGGACCCGCCCCCCTGAGCGGGTGTGCGCTCCGTGACGACACGGGCAGACCTGGGGGGCTGGCAAGGTTGTAGACTGACAAACCCACCTGACCCTCTCATCTCGCTGACGCCCACCCAGACCTAGAGAAAAGCGGTACAGTAAGGTGGCGGAGTGCCTACCTGTGGCCATCCTCGCGCTGGGCCTGGGTCTGGATAGTGGGCGCCATGGCGATGAGGCGAGGGCAATCCTGACAAGAGCCTCACAGAGCCACGGCAAACGGCGTGCCGACTTCGGCGGGCGCCCAATCCCAGGCAGGGCTCGGGCTGGCACCGCTCTCCTCACGGATAGGGCCGGAGTGAGGTGGGCTGGTGAGAAGAGTTCCCGGAACACTGGAGTACTACGTAGTACTCAGGTAAACGCGCAAACAACGCCAAGGACTGCCCTACAGGTCCGTCTCCACCAACTGCCGCCAAGACTCTGAGGACCGCAGGTCGCCTCAGCCCGCTAGGGCTTCTGGGAAATAGAGTCTGATTGGATCCACACCCGGATTGGCCAGCGACTGTGCAAAGGCAGGAGCGAGGCGGAAAGAGCCTCTTGTGATTGGTTTATCGATGTCTTATTGTAGCCGTCGGATTTGAGAGTCACGAGTTGGAGGGAGGGTTCTTTCCTCTCATTGATTGTATTGTCTGGGAGGCGGAGCTAATCAGCAAACTTGGCCCAGAGACGAAGACGGGGAGAAAACGGGGAGACGCACTTGTGACGCACTTCCGGTGCGCGAGGCGAAAAAGATGGCTGCATCCCAACAGCAAGCTTCAGCGACTTCTTCTACCGCCAGTGTGTCGGGTCCGGGTTCAGCTGGTGGGTCGGGCCCCCAGCAGCAGCCACAACCACCAGCACAACTTGTGGGACCTGCCCAGAGCGGGCttttgcagcagcagcaacaggactTCGATCCTGTGCAGCGCTATAAGATGCTCATCCCGCAGCTGAAGGAGAGTCTACAGGTGATGGGTTGGGAGATTTGGCTCTTTGCCATCGGGGGGTGGGCGGAAGGATTGTTTAGTCTGGGAGAGAGCAAAAGAAGCGTTaagaaggaaagaggaatgaGACTGTCTTCGTGATGCCAAAGCGAAGTTCTGTGGATTGACAGTGTAAGGTGGGGTCAGAGAGAATCTTGAGTTTGAGACTGACCGGAATTTGAGTTGGagggaatttaaagaaaaaacttaGCTCCGGACGTTAAAGCCTGAGGAGAGGACTAGCCTTGACTGACCGTGATTGGTGGGTGAGGGAGGACCCTAAGGTATGTCTGGGAAATTACTGGCAAGAGAAAGCGGGCCTCTGGAAAAATATAGATAGTAATTGTTGTAAAGGTATGGAAGTTGAAATTACTCTGCAGTGATAGGAGGAGAAGTAACAAGAGGAGGCCTGAGGTTGGCTGTATCTTAAGGAAGAGTGAAGATCTATCAaaagtgtcctcttctgtttcttcatctcccacaccttttttttttcctttccctctttagACCTTGATGAAGGTTGCAGCCCAGAACCTGATTCAGAACACTAACATTGACAATGGGCAGTGAGTACTCCCCTTTCTCCAGGATGTCAGTATCTCCATCCTAGTCTCAAAAACATCCCCCTTGTACCCCACCCATCcctcctttctctttattttgaagCCTACTCCCTACCCTCTGGCCTTGCCCTTTTTGCCCCTTCTACTATCATCTGTCCCCTAGGTCTTGCTTTGGGTCTCCTGGGCCTATACCTCGTTTTCTGATGGATACTTGGTTGGGTAGTCACTTTGTCCCAGAGACTGGAAATCCATCTCCCACCTTCTTCTCCTGGACTGTAGAAAGAGCAGCGATGGACCCATTCAGCGCTTTGACAAGTGTCTGGAAGAGTTCTATGCACTTTGTGACCAGCTAGAGCTCTGCCTGGTAAGGGGCCTCCTAGCCACCAGGTGACCACAACTACCTCAGTTCCTGTGCTTCAGAAACCTTCATTCAGTCAGTTGACACATGCTCACTGAGCACCTCCTATGGCCCAGACCTGTGTGGATACTGCACCTGATACTGGGGACAGAAAGTTGCCCAGTCCTTGCCTTCACAGAGCTTCCAGTTCAGTAGGTGACAAATATATCCTCCAGCAGTGATAGCTCAGAGAGTCAGGGCTCAGACAGGAGAAGCTCAAGACATGGAAGACCATGAAGGGGAAAACGGGCAGAAGGCTCAGGGCTGGGATGTGGGggtgagaggcaggcagagggggCAAGGTTAAAATAAGGGGGCTGTAGACATCCAGAGATGGCATCTGACCCCACCTAGGGTGGGTCTAGGGAGGAAGTGGCTCAGGATAGACTACTAGTAGAGAGCACATCTGAGCCAAGGCTGGAACCAAAAGGGAAGAAGGGCAGAAGTTGAGAGGAGGGCCGATGGCTCAGAGCACAGCCTTTGGAGTCAGAGGGACCACCAATCTCTACCTCTGAACCTTGGATTCCTTCTTTGAAAAATGGATTTTGGGGAAGGACTCTTTACATGCAAGATCTTGCATGTAAAGCATTTAACATGGTATTAGACAAGTGGCAAATGTTTTATCTTATAGTGTCATCATCATTTTGGACTGGATTTTAAAGGAAAAGGCAGTTTGAGGAGCTTCGTAGTGGTAGAAAGATGTTCCAACCAAGAGGAACAGCTTCTGCTTTAAGTTCCCTTTAAGAATGTCATGAAATTCAGTCTGGCTGAGGTATGGTAGGCACTGGGGCTTGTTGGATTTTGAATATAGCCGGAAGGTTGCTAGGGAGCCAATGGAGGGTTTCAAGCAAGGAAAAACATCAACCCATTTGTTTTTTTAGGGGTATGCCTCTGGTCGCCAAATGAGGGATGGGTTCGAGGGGCTTAGAGTGGAGGCTGGGGGCCCATGGCAGGATTCAAGAGCCACTAGGTTTCACCAGGGCGGGGTCCTAAGGAAGTGGGGAAGGGCAGGTGGGAGAGATAgtcagaaggctttgtgcctggGCAGTGGGACTGATGGGCTGTGGGAGGAGTCTCCAAGATGAGGCCCAGGGGTCTGGTTTGGATGGTAGAACCCTCCCTGAGACAGGGACCCAGGAAGGGGAGTGGTTTGGGGGGCAGAGTATAGGAGCTCTGGAATTTTAGGGCAAGTGGGCACATCAGTGCAGAGTTCAGAGCAGAGTGGTGTATATGTGGGTGAAACACCTCCTAGAGGGCATGAGAATGAGAGGAGGAGACAGGATTCAGGAATTGCCACACTTAAGGCGTAGGTAGTTTAACAAGCATCTAGAAGAACCAgccagagaagcagaaggaaaactaGGAGGGGCaggtgccaccagagaagctagTGTCGATGCCAAGCCTAGGGTTAGGAGAGTCACAATAATAGTAGTTGACATCCATCAACTGGCATTTAAATAACTTGCTAGGACCTATGCCTGTGTCTCACACACTGCGCTCACCATTCTCGTTTTATGAGGTAGCAGAAGTACTTATCAAACCCATTTTCCAAAGGAGTTaacaggcccagagaggagaAGCCACATGCTTGAGGTCACCCAGCAAGTGAGTGACAGGGCCAAGTTCTGATCCCAAGACTCCAGGATTTCAGAGGCTGAAAAGCCTACCCCAGGCTGGCCCTTGGGGTGGGATTGGCAGTACCCGGAGTGAGGCTAATACTGCACTTTGCTTGCCTGTCCACAGCGCCTGGCACATGAGTGTCTGTCACAGAGCTGCGACAGTGCCAAGCACTCTCCGACATTGGTGCCCACAGCCACCAAGCCTGATGCCGTCCAGCCTGACAGCCTGCCCTACCCGCAGTACCTGGCAGTCATCAAAGCCCAGATTGCTTGTGCCAAGGACATTCACACTGCCCTGCTGGACTGTGCCAACAAGGTCACAGGCAAGACACCTGCACCACCTACGGGCCCTGGAGGCACCCTGTGAGCCATCAGGGCTGGGAGTggggtaagggacagggagggaaTGAAGAGTGGCTTCAAAGCAGCTTTGTCTCTGGCTTTTCTTCCTGCCTGAACACTGTGGCCGGCGccagcagggggcagcagaggccaGCAAGGCGCGCGCAGGGCGGGGCCTTGCCTCTGTGGGCTGCCTTCTCATCCTTGGCTGAGGGTGGACTTTGGATTGTGCCCCTTGGTGATctcttccagggggtctcccCTTACCTAGCCTAGTTGTGGAGTCCTGTCTGGGCCCCTCTCCCTCAGTCCATTCTTGATTCTGTCCCAGTTTGGGGGGTGGCTCTGTGTCTGCTCCTTTTCCTAGCTGTTTCTCTTGGTGTCATTCGATCTCCTTTTGTTCCCATCTCCCTGTCTCTGACCATCTCTTGCCCAGTGCCCCTTTGCTAATTGGGACTGTCCCCAGCTCCTAACTGGGATTCTGTGTCTATGCACAGGGCCAGAATGGAAGACAGAACCCCAGGGTCACCTGGGGCTAAAAGGAGCTTCGTTTCCAGGGGCCATAGCCACACCCAGCAATCCCCAGCACCTCTCATGTCAGCTCAACCCCCAGTCTGCTTGACCCAAAAAAGGGAAGTGGAAGGTCTGGGCCCTGACAGCATGCCCAGTCCCAGTCGGGGAGCAACCCAGcgtgcgcccccccccccccccagccatACCCAGGGCCTGCGTCAGCAGCACTCAAACAAGGGGTGTTATGCAATCCGCGGTGAAGCCCTGTATTTTTAGCCCCAAAGGAGAAGTGAAAAGGCCCCAGCAGGGATGAATCATCAGTCCTGGGGAAGAACCTAGGCACCTTGGCCTCAGCTCCGGGAAGCAGACCTTGAGGAGGAGGCTTCAGGAAGAGTGTGCCCCACCGGGCTCCCCACTTCCCCAAGAGGCAGCTTCAGGGAGCTCAGCCATGGCCGTCAGGCCTGGGCAAGTGTAGGGCGGAGCTACCAGCTCAGCCCCAGCTGGTGGGGTGTGAAAGGCCCAAGTGACTCAGCCTGGTTGGGGGACGGATGGCCCCACCCAGAACCTTCTGTACCCTGGTTCCCATGGCATCGCCCAGAAGTCTGTTGTCCTGGACCCCACATCATTGCAGAACACCTGGGACCATGGAGCCCTGCAAATCACGCAGAGCCCAACTCCCCACAATGAAGTTCTGGGAAATGGCcagctcttgtgtgtgtgtttatacatcCCAGCagttccttccctttctccctgaCCTTCCTTGAAGTACCAGGCACACAGGGCAAGCTCCAGGCAGGGTAGCAGACCTCTCAGGCACAAGCTGAAGCTGCTCTCCACAGGGAGAATTTCTTCTGAGAGGAAGCCACAGCTCTGCCCATTTATCTGACTAGATCAGTCCCCCACCCATGTGACTCCCCACATCTAGGATAATCTGCTTAAAATCAACTGATTATAGACTTGAATCACATCCACAAAATTCCTTCACAGCCTCATCTAGATTAAATAACTGGCGGCTAtagcctagccaagttgacaAATAAAACTGACCATCATAACCTTGTCAGTTTGGCACCCCTACACATCTCCTTAACCACACTTAATCTCCAAATCAACACAAAAACAAAGTCCCTGTTCCACCTAACATGATAACAATTACTTGCCTACAACACTCTTTCCCCGAGAGCCTGTTGGCTTCCAGCCTGGGGGCACACAGCACACAGTCCACAGGCCCACACTCATGAGGCACAGCTGGCCCTGTGAGGTGGCATCAACACAGCATCACACACAGATGGGGGCAGGACATCCCAGCAGCCCTGACCCCAGACCTAGCAGTGCCGAAAACCACATCCCAGCAGACAGACGAGAGACACCTGGTGGGCAGTGGGGTGAGGGATGTGCAGTTCAGCAGCACACATGGTGGGAATTGTGCACCAGGAAGCTGAGTTCATGCAACACGCATTTGCTGTGTGTCTGTTTGGGGCCAAGCCCTGTATAGTGTGAACCAAAGATCCCTGCCATGCTGGAGCTGATATTTTAGTGACAGTTAAGTGTGATAAAGTAAAACACAAGAGTGTCAAGCAGTGAGAAgttctaagaaagaaaagagaccagAAGTAgaagggggggtgggggtggagggtagTGTTAGGAATAGATCTAAAGGTGTAAGGTTTGCACATGGAGGATTGTTACTTTATGGGAAAACATGAAAGTTTGAGAGTTTAGGTTGGGGGGGTAAATGGATGGTACATGTATTTtgttggttcagttgctcagttgtgtccaactctttgtgaccccatggatgtatttattatttgttaaatGGATAACAAGgttatttttaaaccttttctAATCCTTGACCCAGGTCATGAAGGCCTCCCTGAGAAGGCAGTACTGGAGTGAACTTAAAGGAGAGGGAATAAGTCCTGGACATTCCAGAGGGAACAAATGCAGAGGCCCTGCCTGTGGCAGAGCTGTGCTGGTGCATTGATGGAATAACGTGGATGCCAGGGCCACAGTGAAGAGGCAGGGTAGAAGAGGACCTTAGTGAAGGTTCTTACTGGATTAGCAGGCCCAGAGGAAAACTGTACAGCCTGGTGCACAACCACCCACTCCAGGGAAGGGTGTACATGAGATGCACAACTGCACAGGGCAAACCAGACCAGGAGAAACAGGCACACAACCCCTCTTCTCTAGTAGAGAACAGCGTGACCCGCCATCCTGCAATCATGGTTGTCTCGGTCCCAGATACAGTCCCACAGACAGACTCGAAGAACAGTCCAACCATATGAATACATAAACAACCGTCTAACTACCACTTAAGCCGCTATCTCCTACCCCATCTCAGACTTTGCCCATCACCAGCTGACTCAGCCCTGTCCTCAGCTCAACGTTATCAAAAGCAGTGAGGCTGGCTTTAGATAAGGCTTCTCAGGTTCAAGTGTGCCTGCCTTTTTGCCCCTGCTCTGCCCAGGAAGGCCACCAAGAGGAGCAGGAGTGCGCCAGCCACCCTCCCATCATGCGCTGCAGACGTCAGGGACCAAAGTTCACCAGTTTCACTGCCTTGTGACCTGGCCACAGAGGAACTGCTTCCAGACACTGGCCTCCTGGGTGTTTTCAGCTACACCCCAAGGACACAAACACAGGAACAGTATTCACATACCTGATAACAACACAGTTCCAGAGGTCTTGAACACAGCTAAGCCACCTAGAGCCACACAGGCTCTCACACACACCCTCAGCTCCCAAGCTGTGTGCTCACAGCTCCTCATCACCCCCAAGGACACACAGTCACCCTCAGCGGCCTCCCTCAAGGAGTTCCCAGCTCTTAGTCACTCCAGATCCCATGGTGGTTCAGAGCTACACACAGATGTGCAGGTAGGTATGGAAGTCACAAGTTCTCATGGGATGCCACTTCAGAGGCAGTTACGTTTGAGTACACACTCCCTCACCCAGCGATGGTGAGTGTCAACACAGTATGGTCACACAGGCAGAGGCGGTTTCCCGTGTTTATTCTCAGAGCGGTGTCAGAGGGTTGTAAGGACACGGCCTTGACATAGGACAGTGGGCTCATTTGTGTCCCACACCTACTTGCCCCACCACACACCCAGGCGCTCCAGGGCAGCCCCCCTTTGCACATGCGGCGCTCACGCGGTCCACACGCACCGCACGGCACACCAGCCGCTGGGCCCGCGCAGCTGCGCACACGGCTCCCGCCAGTCAATCACGCCAGGAGCACACGGGCCCAGGTCACACGTGCAGCGCGTACACAGTCCCCAGCTCGCCCGCGCACTCGCGCCGGCTCTCACACCCCCGCGTTTCCCGTCCCCGCttgtttttctggaaactctGCTCTCCATTCCCCTCCCCCTAGGCCGGAAGCGCTCGCTGTATTTTTAGCCTCTCTGGTTTCCGCCCCTTTCCCCCCAGCCAGCCCGTCCGGGACCTGCCCCCCTGCGCCCCGCGGGGGACCCCGGCCATCCCCTTCCCCACCGTCATTCCAGAGGGGATTCCCGGCTTTCGCCGAGGCCACGGATTTTCCCGCTGGCTACGTGGGGAGCTGGGCGGAGTCCTGCTCTGAACTTCCTCCTGAGCTGGGACTCCTGAGGCCTGGACGGGGTGGAGCGGGGGATGGGAGCCTGGCTCCTCAAACAGAgagagaggggtggggggggctCGGACTCCTTCGTTTGAGAGACAGGGTAGCTGGGAGCCAGGACTCCTGAGTCTGGTGAAGCCACGGCCTGGAAGCCGGGTGTCCTGGGTCTGAGCGAGGAGGCGGCTTGGAAACCCGAACCCCTTGATCTAAGCAAGAAGGGGCAAAGGCCGGGATTCTCAGTACCCCCGTCCCTGTTAGTGTTTCGATGGGTGCGCAGTCCTTCGGCGCGCAAAGCCCCTTCCAGTCTCTTTGAGAATCTCCCAATCCGAAGCGCCCTGGCCCTTGGGCCGATGACTCAGcagatgggagaggggagggggtcaGCCTGACTCAGGAATGGGAACTGCTCCCCGTCTCCAGGGAATCGAAACTggtattccctcctccaggatcgCGGCCAGAGCCGAGCCGGCCCTTAGGAACCCCAGAATGCCTCCCACCTCTCGTTCTCCCGCCCCTTAGTCCTACTACCGGCACAGGGATTTGGAGCCCAACTGGGCGGCGGGTGCCGGGCATCTCCCTTTTCCCCC from the Capra hircus breed San Clemente chromosome 18, ASM170441v1, whole genome shotgun sequence genome contains:
- the MED29 gene encoding mediator of RNA polymerase II transcription subunit 29; translated protein: MAASQQQASATSSTASVSGPGSAGGSGPQQQPQPPAQLVGPAQSGLLQQQQQDFDPVQRYKMLIPQLKESLQTLMKVAAQNLIQNTNIDNGQKSSDGPIQRFDKCLEEFYALCDQLELCLRLAHECLSQSCDSAKHSPTLVPTATKPDAVQPDSLPYPQYLAVIKAQIACAKDIHTALLDCANKVTGKTPAPPTGPGGTL
- the PAF1 gene encoding RNA polymerase II-associated factor 1 homolog, whose translation is MAPTIQTQAQREDGHRPNSHRTLPERSGVVCRVKYCNSLPDIPFDPKFITYPFDQNRFVQYKATSLEKQHKHDLLTEPDLGVTIDLINPDTYRIDPNVLLDPADEKLLEEEIQAPTSSKRSQQHAKVVPWMRKTEYISTEFNRYGISNEKPEVKIGVSVKQQFTEEEIYKDRDSQITAIEKTFEDAQKSISQHYSKPRVTPVEVMPVFPDFKMWINPCAQVIFDSDPAPKDTSGAAALEMMSQAMIRGMMDEEGNQFVAYFLPVEETLKKRKRDQEEEMDYAPDDVYDYKIAREYNWNVKNKASKGYEENYFFIFREGDGVYYNELETRVRLSKRRAKAGVQSGTNALLVVKHRDMNEKELEAQEARKAQLENHEPEEEEEEEMETEEKEAGGSDEEREKGSSSEKEGSEDERSGSESEREEGDRDEASDKSGSGEDESSEDEARAARDKEEIFGSDADSEDDADSDDEDRGRARGSDNDSDSGSDGGGQRSRSHSRSRSASPFPSGSEHSAQEDGSEAAASDSSEADSDSD